One window of Elaeis guineensis isolate ETL-2024a chromosome 11, EG11, whole genome shotgun sequence genomic DNA carries:
- the LOC105053869 gene encoding acetylornithine deacetylase isoform X1 — translation MAASVKDVLADLDRDSYVSLLTKIVGEARHVQNNPPDLIPKEDRVARHVLDALLPLSTTTGGGPLIVSHVVYAEGRGNVIVEYPGSAPGKILSFVGCHMDVVTANPTDWDFDPFSLSVDGDKLRGRGTTDCLGHVALVTELMRRLGQTRPELKNTVVAVFIANEENSSVLGIGIDALVKDGLLDKLKAGPLFWIDTADKQPCIGTGGMIAWRLRATGKLFHSGLAHKAINPLELAMEALKEIQSRFYRDFPPHPKEEVYGFATPSTMKPTQWSYPGGGVNQIPAECTISGDVRLTPFYSTTDVVKKLQEYVDDINANIEKLDSRGLVSKYVLPDENLRGRLTITFDEAVMSGVACNLDSRGFHVLCKATEEVVGYVKPYSITGSLPLIRELQDEGFDVQTSGYAQGLAWSCHLCFRETREERSRMVLYLNRLRKWVFISLWVLSECI, via the exons ATGGCGGCTTCCGTGAAGGATGTGCTGGCCGATCTCGACCGGGACTCGTACGTCTCCCTCCTGACCAAGATCGTGGGCGAGGCCCGCCACGTCCAGAACAACCCCCCCGACCTCATCCCCAAGGAGGACCGCGTCGCCCGCCACGTCCTCGACGCCCTCCTCCCACTCAgcaccaccaccggcggcggccCTCTCATCGTCTCCCATGTCGTCTACGCCGAAGGCCGCGGCAACGTCATCGTCGAGTACCCCGGCTCCGCCCCCGGTAAAATCCTCTCCTTCGTCGGCTGCCACATGGACGTCGTCACCGCCAACCCCACCGACTGG GACTTTGATCCCTTCTCGCTGAGCGTGGACGGGGACAAGCTCCGGGGCCGGGGGACGACGGATTGCCTCGGGCACGTGGCGCTTGTGACGGAGCTGATGCGGCGGCTGGGGCAGACCAGGCCGGAGCTTAAGAACACCGTTGTCGCGGTGTTCATCGCCAATGAGGAGAACTCGTCGGTGCTGGGGATCGGCATCGATGCCCTGGTCAAGGACGGGTTGCTCGATAAATTAAAGGCAGGACCTTT ATTTTGGATTGATACGGCTGACAAGCAACCGTGTATTGGTACTGGGGGAATGATAGCGTGGAGGCTCCGAGCCACAGGGAAGCTTTTCCACAGCGGTCTTGCCCACAAG GCTATCAACCCGCTGGAGTTAGCCATGGAAGCACTTAAAGAGATTCAGTCACGATTTTATAGAGACTTCCCTCCACATCCTAAGGAAGAGGTTTATGGCTTTGCCACACCATCAACAATGAAACCAACTCAGTGGAGTT ATCCTGGAGGTGGTGTCAATCAGATTCCAGCTGAGTGTACTATATCGGGGGATGTAAG GTTAACTCCTTTCTATAG CACAACAGATGTGGTCAAGAAATTACAGgagtatgtagatgatataaatGCCAACATAGAGAAGCTAGATTCACGTGGCCTAGTATCAAAATATGTACTTCCAGATGAAAATCTGAGAGGAAG GCTTACAATCACTTTTGACGAGGCTGTGATGTCTGGGGTTGCTTGCAATCTTGATTCTCGTGGTTTTCATGTCTTATGTAAAGCAACTGAGGAAGTGGTTGGCTATGTGAAGCCCTACTCGATCACGGGAAGCTTGCCATTGATTCGAGAGTTACAg GATGAGGGTTTTGATGTGCAAACTTCTGGATATG CTCAGGGATTAGCATGGAGTTGCCATCTATGTTTCAGAGAAACTCGAGAGGAGAGGTCGCGAATGGTGCTTTACTTGAATCGCCTTCGCAAATGGGTCTTTATTAGCCTTTGGGTTCTTTCAGAATGTATATGA
- the LOC105053869 gene encoding acetylornithine deacetylase isoform X2: MAASVKDVLADLDRDSYVSLLTKIVGEARHVQNNPPDLIPKEDRVARHVLDALLPLSTTTGGGPLIVSHVVYAEGRGNVIVEYPGSAPGKILSFVGCHMDVVTANPTDWDFDPFSLSVDGDKLRGRGTTDCLGHVALVTELMRRLGQTRPELKNTVVAVFIANEENSSVLGIGIDALVKDGLLDKLKAGPLFWIDTADKQPCIGTGGMIAWRLRATGKLFHSGLAHKAINPLELAMEALKEIQSRFYRDFPPHPKEEVYGFATPSTMKPTQWSYPGGGVNQIPAECTISGDVRLTPFYSTTDVVKKLQEYVDDINANIEKLDSRGLVSKYVLPDENLRGRLTITFDEAVMSGVACNLDSRGFHVLCKATEEVVGYVKPYSITGSLPLIRELQDEGFDVQTSGYGIMATYHARNEYCLFSDMCQGFRVFVSIISQLEEDSN, translated from the exons ATGGCGGCTTCCGTGAAGGATGTGCTGGCCGATCTCGACCGGGACTCGTACGTCTCCCTCCTGACCAAGATCGTGGGCGAGGCCCGCCACGTCCAGAACAACCCCCCCGACCTCATCCCCAAGGAGGACCGCGTCGCCCGCCACGTCCTCGACGCCCTCCTCCCACTCAgcaccaccaccggcggcggccCTCTCATCGTCTCCCATGTCGTCTACGCCGAAGGCCGCGGCAACGTCATCGTCGAGTACCCCGGCTCCGCCCCCGGTAAAATCCTCTCCTTCGTCGGCTGCCACATGGACGTCGTCACCGCCAACCCCACCGACTGG GACTTTGATCCCTTCTCGCTGAGCGTGGACGGGGACAAGCTCCGGGGCCGGGGGACGACGGATTGCCTCGGGCACGTGGCGCTTGTGACGGAGCTGATGCGGCGGCTGGGGCAGACCAGGCCGGAGCTTAAGAACACCGTTGTCGCGGTGTTCATCGCCAATGAGGAGAACTCGTCGGTGCTGGGGATCGGCATCGATGCCCTGGTCAAGGACGGGTTGCTCGATAAATTAAAGGCAGGACCTTT ATTTTGGATTGATACGGCTGACAAGCAACCGTGTATTGGTACTGGGGGAATGATAGCGTGGAGGCTCCGAGCCACAGGGAAGCTTTTCCACAGCGGTCTTGCCCACAAG GCTATCAACCCGCTGGAGTTAGCCATGGAAGCACTTAAAGAGATTCAGTCACGATTTTATAGAGACTTCCCTCCACATCCTAAGGAAGAGGTTTATGGCTTTGCCACACCATCAACAATGAAACCAACTCAGTGGAGTT ATCCTGGAGGTGGTGTCAATCAGATTCCAGCTGAGTGTACTATATCGGGGGATGTAAG GTTAACTCCTTTCTATAG CACAACAGATGTGGTCAAGAAATTACAGgagtatgtagatgatataaatGCCAACATAGAGAAGCTAGATTCACGTGGCCTAGTATCAAAATATGTACTTCCAGATGAAAATCTGAGAGGAAG GCTTACAATCACTTTTGACGAGGCTGTGATGTCTGGGGTTGCTTGCAATCTTGATTCTCGTGGTTTTCATGTCTTATGTAAAGCAACTGAGGAAGTGGTTGGCTATGTGAAGCCCTACTCGATCACGGGAAGCTTGCCATTGATTCGAGAGTTACAg GATGAGGGTTTTGATGTGCAAACTTCTGGATATG